TCTCGCTTGTTTATAGAGCAAGACGCTGCGATGAATGATAATCGGAAATCCAACTTCGTTAATTCTTTTATCAATAATTTAGAGGTCAGTAAGCTTGAAGAAGACATTAAATCAACCAGTAATAGCAACAATCTTCTTCGCTATGGTTTAACCAGTTTTGCTATTCTTACAATCGGCTTAATTCTTTTTTCTTTCTATCAGGTTGCAGAAAATAAAGCAATTCGAGCAAGAATTGAGGAATATATGGATCAGATGGATAATGAAGTTAGCTCGGAAGGGGCAGTAGTTGTTCCTTTGAAGAAGGAGCGTCGCGTAAATGAATCGACAGCATCGATTCCCAAAGAGGAAATAGATGAAAAGACGAGTAGGATATTAGATAAGCTGACGGAATTTGAGCAAAGCGATCTCTTTGTTGATAGCCGAATGAGCTTGTCTTATCTGGCAAGTAATCTTGGAACTAATACGATTACCCTGTCAAAGATCATCAACACTTTTAAAGAGATGAACTTCAACGATTATATCAACGGACTTCGTATTCGCTATATCATCGACCGTATCAAGAACGAACCGCAGTTTGAACAGTATAAAATCAGCTATCTGGCGGAAGTATCAGGCTTCTCTTCACATAGTATTTTCAGTAAAGCATTCAAAAAGAGTACGGGAGTAACACCTTCCCAATTTTTAGATTACTTAAAGGAGGAAGGTCGTTAAATAGTGTTCAGAACTGATATTTAGTGCTTTTTGACTATTTATATTATATAAATCCGCAAGGCATTGGATAGTATTTTTTTTCTGAGCAACTTACCTTTGGTTTACACAACAGTGCTTCGAAAATCGAATCGCTGAACTTAAACTAAAACGAATTCTATGTTTTTTTCTGTTGGACAACATGAAGAAGCTGCCTTTGCAGTAGACCAATTAGTAAACCCGGTAAACGCTGGAAACCCTATGGTTTTATCCTTTGTTCGAACTTACTCGAGTACGGCTTTTTTTAAAGCAACATCGAAGGACGCTGCTCCATTTTATGTGGATACCGTAACGAATAAAAGAATTAGTAAAAAAAATTGGACGGAAGGAATGCACAATGTAGCACGACTAAAAGAGTCACTGGTTCCAGCGGCACCATATCGGTTCAAGATCACTATATTTGGATATATCATGTTGCTTGCTGTTATCGGATTCTTCGCATATTTAACGTATGATTCATTCTTCAAGCCTGTAAATCCTAATATTAATGCCGCTCAGCCTTTAGAGCAAACTATGGAGCCAAATAATATATATTTCGGACGCTTCGAGCGCTATGAGGAAGGACAGAGAATACCGTCGAAGACTGGGTTTGGATGGTTTAAAGTGACGGAGAATGCTAATGGTACAGTAAAATTGGCGATGAGCAAAGACATGCAGACTCACCACCAAGCGCCAGCAAATATGAACTCTACGGATTTTGAGGAAACGACTGCTGAGATGAAAATTGAAGAACAAGAAAGCTATAATATCCGTTTAAAATCTACGGATGGTCTACTTGAGGTAAACCTTACGGAAAAGAAATAATTGATGAAGCAGAAAAAGGAATTAACCGGTAAGCGCGTGTTGAAAATTGCACTTTTAGTGGTTATTGGAGCAATATTCCTTTTCTGCTTCATGCTTTATGCGACCGTCAAAACTAAATCGACTAGCCTAAGTAAGATAACTCCCTTCCAATAGATAATAAACAAACCCCTAACTCTGGTTCGAGATGTCGAACTTTTTGTCGAGGAATTCCCTAGCAATGATGATTTCCCAAACCTGATAACCGACCG
The DNA window shown above is from Sphingobacterium hotanense and carries:
- a CDS encoding AraC family transcriptional regulator, which translates into the protein MGKSVLINFIAHGYTMKEDFTSAEKYLNESKAIIEKHFPNDMYSSSIMRKVAFGQLYLFKKEYDKAIPYLQEVINLGDSHNFREYQYKARVFLAIAYYQKGNYSESLKHAETAIHSKVAIADYIDFEMEALRYAYLSSKAIGATEKAMEYSRLFIEQDAAMNDNRKSNFVNSFINNLEVSKLEEDIKSTSNSNNLLRYGLTSFAILTIGLILFSFYQVAENKAIRARIEEYMDQMDNEVSSEGAVVVPLKKERRVNESTASIPKEEIDEKTSRILDKLTEFEQSDLFVDSRMSLSYLASNLGTNTITLSKIINTFKEMNFNDYINGLRIRYIIDRIKNEPQFEQYKISYLAEVSGFSSHSIFSKAFKKSTGVTPSQFLDYLKEEGR